Part of the Arthrobacter sp. MMS18-M83 genome is shown below.
CGAAACTGTTCGCCGAAGGCTACAACGGCGTACTCAAACCGCACTTCGACAGTGGCGAATACGTGAACGTAGGCGAGCCTGCCGGGACGTGGACACCGTCCGTAGCACAGACAACATTCGCCCAACAGTACACGGCACACTCGAACATCAACGCGGTGGTCACGCCCAACGATGACAACGCCAACGCGGTGATTTCGTACCTGCAGAGCAAGCAAATCCCTGCCAAGACCTTCCCCACCACGGGGCAGGATGCGTCCCTGTCCGGGTTGCAGAACATCCTGAAGGGCTACCAGTGCGGAACGGTGTACAAGCCGATCTATTTTGAGGCCCAGGCAGCCGCGGCGGCGGCACTCTACCTGCGGGCCGGCATGACCATTCCCACAACCCTGGTGAACGGCAAGACGACCGACGACACCGCGAAGACCGACGTCGCCTCGGTCCTGCTGACCCCGCTGTGGGTGACCACGAAGAACATGGCCGACACCGTGGTGAAAGACGGCGCCGTGACGAGTTCTTCGCTGTGCATCTCTCAGGTGAAGGACGCGTGCACCGCGGCAGGAATCCAGTAGTTGGAACATGAGTGAGTTGGTAACCTCGGACCCCGCCGACGTCGGGCCTCTGCTTCGGCTGGTGGGCATCGACAAGAATTTCGGGCCGGTGCAGGCACTGGTCGACATCACCCTTGAGGTGCCGATCGGGAAGGTGACTGCGCTTGCCGGTGACAACGGCGCGGGCAAATCGGTATTGATCAAATGCGTCGCCGGCATTCACGCCCCCGACGACGGCCAGCTGTTTTGGGAAAGCAAGCCCGTACGGTTGAACTCGCCGCACGAAGCCGCCGCGCTTGGCATCGAGACCGTCTATCAGGACCTGGCCCTGTGCGACAACCTCGACATCGTGCAGAACCTGTTCTTGGGCCGCGAGCGGCTGCGCCATTTTCTCCTCGACGAGGAGAGCATGGAGGTCACGGCCAGGGAAACGCTTGCCAGCCTGGCCGTGACCACAGTGCGTTCCATCCGGCAGCCCGTCGCATCGCTGTCCGGTGGGCAACGCCAGTCGGTATCGATCGCGAAATCCGTGCTGTGGAACTCGAAGCTCGTCATTATGGACGAACCGACGGCAGCTCTCGGCGTCGCGCAGACCGAGGTTGTCCTCCACCTTATTCGCCAGCTCGCAGACCGTGGCGTCGCAGTCATCGTTATCTCGCACAACATGAACGACGTGTTCGAGGTTGCCGACCGCATCGCCGTGCTCAGGCTCGGGCGTCTCGTGGAAGTTCGGCCCGTCACAGAAATGGACCGGCAGATCGTGGTCGACCTCATGACCACGGGTTTCTCCGATCGGGCAAGGCCCGAACTTGCGCCGTCGGCGCCGTTGAAACGCCCGCTGCCCGCCGTCAAGGGGCCGCTCCCCTCGACCTCTGCTGCCCTCCAGGACGAGCCGACCACCGCAGCCGCAGCGCGGAAGGCCGCACTGGCGTTGAACCCCGACATCACCGCAACGTCGCTGCCTGAATACTTCCGCGCAGCGCTGGCGCGGGTTCGGGGCGGCGAGAGCGGGGTGTTGCCTGTACTCGCAGGCCTGTTGCTGATCTCTGTGCTGTTCCAATCGCTGAACCCGAACTTCCTGACTCCCGGCAACATGGTGAACCTGCTCATTCAAGGTTCAGTGTTCATGCTGCTGGCGATGGGCCAGGTCTTCGTGCTCCTGCTCGGCGAAATCGACCTCTCAATCGGGTACGTCGGCGGAGTGGGCGGCGTCATCATGGCCGAACTCGTCCAGGAGTCGACCGGCTGGCCGTGGTGGGCGGCTATCGCGGTCGGGTTGGTCAGCTGCGCCGGTATCGGGGTATTGCACGGAACCATCATCACCCGCCTCGGGCTACCGTCATTCGTCGTGACGCTCGGCGGCCAGCTCGGCTGGCTCGGCGTGATGCTCATCATCCTCGGCAGTGGCGGCGTGGTTCCCATCAACGACACCGTCATCAACAACATCGCCAGCGGCAACCTCAGCCCGATCACCAGCTGGATCCTCATGCTCGTCGTCGTCGGAGCGTTCAGCACGTGGACGTGGCTGCGGGACGGCCGCCGTCGTAACACGGGACTCGTCGCGCCGCCAGCCAGCGTGAGCGCCCTGAAGATCGCAGCGGTGCTAGCCGCGGGCGTGGCCCTCGTCTGGCTGTGTAATACCGACCGCGGCACCCTGGTCGAAATCAGCGGGGTGCCGTGGGTGCTACTCGTGGTGCTCGGAGTCCTCGCTACTTGGACGTTGCTGCTCGGGCGCACCCGGTTCGGTCGCTACGTCTACGCTATTGGCGGCAACGCGGAGGCCGCACGGCGGGGAGGCGTGAACCTCGCGCGCATTCGGACCCTCGCCTTCATGCTCGCTTCCTTCACCGCAGGTATCGGCGGAATCGTCTACGCGTCGCGGCTCCGCTCCGTCTCGACGTCGTACGACGGCGGCACGCTGGTTCTTTACGCCGTGGCGGCCGCGGTGATCGGCGGGACTAGCCTGTTCGGGGGGCGGGGCAAGGTACTGCACGGAGTGCTCGGCGGGCTGGTCATCGCGACGATCGATAACGGCATGGGACTGCAGGGCTACAGCGCGCCGGCTAAATACGTAGTCACCGCCCTGGTTCTGGTTGCAGCGGTGACGATCGACGCGGTCGCCCGCCGCGGGCGTTCCCGGACGTAAGGAGGCAACAATGACTGATTCCGGACCAGTGCTTGCGGTCGGCGGCACCGGCATGCTGGGTGGCCAGGTGGTGTCCGAGCTGTTGGCGCGAGGGAAGCAAGTCCGTGCCCTGGTGCGCCCGGGTTCGGACGCAACGCGCCTTGAAGCCCTTGGTGCCACGATCGCCCGGGGCGACATGATGGAGCCCGAGTCGCTGCTGCGCGCCATGGACGGCGTTGACGCTGTGGTCACCTCCGCAGCTGGATACACGCGGCACCGGGAGGGCGACAGCCCCGTCATCGACACCGTGGGCAACATCAACCTTGTCGATGCGGCAAGCCGCGCCGGCATTCGCAGATTCGTCCTGACGAGCATCCTCACCTGTGACCAGACCCCGGATGTTCCGCACTTCTGGCACAAGAAACTGACTGAAGATCGCCTCGAAGAACTCGGGGTCCCGTTCGTGGCACTGCGTCCGGGCGCATTCCTTGACCAGATCACTCGCTACGGGGACCCTTTCAGCGAAGGGCGGATCACGTGGTTCGGGTCGTCGAGCGTTCCGCTGACGTTCGTGCTCACCGCCGACCTCGCTGGCTACCTTGCCGCAGCGGTCGAAGCAAGCGGGGTCGAGGGGCAGCGTATCGACATCGGCTGGGACCAGCCCGTAAGCATGCAGGAGATCGCTGACCTCTCCGCCCAGCTGCTCGGCAGACAGGTTCAGCTCGTCCTCAACCCAATCAACCCGATGGCGAAGGACCTTGGCGCCATGATGGACTGGTTCCAAAGCGGCCGCTATGTGGCCGATACCTCACGACAACGCGAAGTGTTCGGCCCTCCTCCAACCGCAAAGGACGCCGTCGCCCGCCTGATCACCAGCCTCGGACATCCAGTCTGACTAAGCCGGCCCGACGACGGCCAAGCGCGGTTTACTGCTAACTTACGGCGGGCAGTGCGTCTAACTTACGGCGGGCAGTGCGTCGGGGATGCGCGGCTTGGCATTGCCTGCGAACGTGAACTTGGCGTCGTCGCCTTCTCCTTCCACGTCAACCACCACAATATCGCCCGGGTGCAGTTCTCCGAAGAGGATCTTCTCGGAGAGCTGGTCTTCGATCTCGCGCTGGATGGTGCGTCGCAGCGGCCGGGCGCCCATGGCCGGGTTGTAGCCACGTGTGGCCAGGAGCACCTTGGCGGCGGCGGTGAGCTCGATGCCCATGTTCTTGTCCGCCAAGTGCTGCTCCAGGCGGCCGATCATCAAGTCCACGATCTCGATGATCTCCTCCTGGCTCAGCTGGGGGAACACGATGACGTCGTCAACGCGGTTGAGGAACTCGGGGCGGAATTGCTGTTTGAGCTCTTCGGTCACCCGTGCCCGCATCCGGTTGTAGCCGGTGGTGGTGTCCGTGCCGGACTGGAAGCCTGTCGCCACGCTCTTGGAGATATCGCGGGTTCCCAGGTTGGTGGTCATGATGATCACGGTGTTCTTGAAGTCCACCACGCGGCCATGGCTATCCGTCAGCCGGCCGTCCTCGAGGATTTGCAGCAACGAGTTGAAGAGGTCGGAGTGGGCCTTCTCCACTTCATCGAACAGCACCACGGAGAACGGACGACGGCGGACCTTCTCGGTCAGCTGCCCGCCCTCGTCGTAGCCGACGTAGCCCGGAGGGGCACCGAACAACCTTGAGACCGAGTGCTTTTCCGAGTACTCGGACATGTCCAGCGTGATGAGCGCCTCTTCATCGGCGAAGAGGAATTCGGCGAGGGCCTTGGCGAGTTCGGTCTTGCCGACGCCGGTGGGGCCCGCGAAGATGAACGAACCGCCGGGACGCTTGGGGTCCTTGAGGCCTGCACGGGTGCGGCGGATCGCCCGCGACACCGAGCTAATCGCCTCATTCTGGCCAATAACCCTCTTATGAAGTTCCTCCTCCATCTTGAGCAGGCGGCTGGATTCTTCCTCGGTCAGTTTGAAGACCGGGATACCGGTGGAATTCGCCAGCACCTCGGCAATCAGTTCCTCGTTGACCTCTGCCATGCCGTCCATGCCGCCGGACTTCCATCTGCGTTCCTTATCCCTGCGCTCGGCGAGGAGATTCTGCTCCTTCGCGCGCAGCGAGGCGGCGCCTTCGAAGTCCTGGGCGTCGATGGCCGATTCCTTCTCCATCTTCACTTCGGCGATGCGCGCATCCATGGCCTTGAGCTCCGGCGGTGGGGTCATGCGGCGAATGCGCAGGCGGGCACCTGCTTCGTCGATCAGGTCGATCGCCTTGTCCGGCAGGAAACGGTCGGAGACATAACGCTCCGAGAGGTTCGCCGCAGCGACCAGCGCGCCGTCGGTGATGGTCACGCGGTGGTGCGCTTCGTAGCGGTCACGCAGGCCTTTCAGGATCTCAACAGTGAGGGAGACTGAGGGTTCCTGGACCTGGATCGGCTGGAAGCGGCGCTCCAGGGCGGCATCCTTCTCGATGTGCTTACGGTACTCATCCAGGGTGGTGGCCCCAATGGTCTGGAGCTCGCCCCTCGCGAGCAATGGCTTAAGAATCGACGCGGCATCGATGGCACCCTCTGCCGCACCGGCGCCCACCAGGGTGTGGATCTCGTCAATGAACAAAAGGATGTCGCCGCGGGTGCGGATCTCCTTGAGGACCTTCTTCAGCCGCTCTTCGAAGTCACCGCGGTACCGGGAACCCGCCACAACGGAGCCCAAGTCGAGGGTGTAAAGCTGCTTGTCCTTGAGAGTGCCGGGGACGTCCCCACGGACGATCGCCTGGGCGAGGCCTTCGACGACGGCAGTCTTGCCAACGCCGGGCTCGCCGATCAGGACGGGGTTGTTCTTGGTGCGGCGGGAGAGGACCTGCATGACGCGTTCCATCTCCAGCTCGCGGCCGATCACCGGATCAAGCTTGTTTTCGCGCGCGGCCTGGGTGAGGTTGCGGCCGAACTGGTCCAGCACCACCGAACCGGCAGGGAGGACCTCAGCTTGGGCCGGTCCGGCACCTGGGCTGGCGCCGGATGGTTCCTTGCCTTGGTAGCCGGAGAGCAGCTGGATGACCTGCTGGCGGACCCGGTTGAGGTCCGCGCCAAGCTTGACGAGCACCTGCGCGGCAACCCCTTCGCCCTCACGGATGAGGCCCAGCAGGATGTGCTCGGTGCCGATGTAGTTGTGGCCGAGCTGCAGGGCCTCCCGCAGTGCGAGCTCAAGTACCTTCTTGGCGCGCGGCGTGAAGGGGATGTGACCGGACGGCGCCTGCCGGCCCTGGCCGATGATCTCCTGTACCTGCTCGCGGACGCCCTCGAGCGAGATGCTCATGGACTCAAGCGCTTTCGCGGCAACGCCTTCACCCTCTTGGATCAGACCCAAGAGGATGTGCTCGGTACCGATGTAGTTGTGGTTGAGCATGCGTGCCTCTTCTTGGGCAAGCACGACAACGCGACGGGCACGGTCCGTAAATCTCTCAAACATTTCGCCACACTCCTGGCTGCCGCCTACCTTGATGCTACGTCTCTGCAGGCCTTCTTGGGGCATTTGCCGGGGCAGAATATTAGAGGGCCAAATTCGTGAAGAATGGAAGCACCACTGAGGAGAGGGATCGCAATGAACACCCTGAAGGACCGCCTGCATGCCGACGTCGTCGTCCATATGAAGGACCACAACAAGACCGCGCTCACCACGGTGCGCAACGTGCTGGGAGAAATCGAGACGCGCGAGAAGTCCGGTAAGACACCCATCCAACTGGACGACACCCAGGTGACGGCTCTGCTGCAAAAGGAAGCCGCCAAGCGCCGGGACACCGCCCGCATCTACACGGAAGCTGGTGAAGCGGGGCGCGCCGCCGCGGAAATCACCGAAGCAGAAGTCATCGAGGCATACTTGCCCAAGATGTTGACCACAACCGAAGTTGAGGCAATCGTCGACGAAACCATCGCTGCCTTGAAAGCCGACGGCCAGGAGCTCACCATCAGGCAGATGGGTGCAGTGATGAAGCCGGTCACAGCCAAGGTGGCTGGCCGCTTCGACGGCAAGTTGGTCAGCGACATCGTCCGGACCAGACTGGCATAAACCGGAACCCGTGTTGGCCGGGAGGAGTAGCCATGGCCGCAATCATTTTGGTATGGAATCCAGGCCTTTGGAACGCTTGGAACTACGATGCCGTGATCGATCATGTGGCCGACGCGGGTCAATTCCTTGACCGGTGGAGCGTCGGGCGACACCGGAACATCCAGCCTGGAACACAGGCGTGGCTCCTCCTGCAGGGCCAGGGCCAACACGGGCGCGGGCTCATCGGGCATGGCGTGGTCATGTCCGAAACCTATGAGGCGCAAGAATCCTCCGATCCGGGCAGCGCCGTGCGGTACGTAAACGTCGCTTTCGATGCCTTGCTTCCCCTCGGAGACCAAATACCAACTAGTGCTCTCGCCAGTGAAGCGCCCGGCGTGGTCTGGAACAGGGTCCGCGGTTCCGGGAGGGCCATCCCCCCAGGGCTGGAACGCGGGCTTCAGCGCCTGTGGCGCGAGCACGGACCAGCGGCGTCCGACCCGAGCCTGACAGTTCCCGGAACCTACCCCGAGGAAGCCGTCAGCCGGGTTGAAGTGAACCGCTACGAGCGGAGCCGGGAAGCCCGACGGATCTGCCTGGCTTTCCACGGAACGTCCTGTGCCGCATGCGGCTTCTCCTTCGAAGTCACGTACGGGGATATCGGCAAGGACTTCATCCAGGTCCACCATGTGGTTCCCGTGTCGCAACTCGGTAGCGGCTACCGGCTGGATCCGGTATCGGACCTCGTTCCGCTCTGCGCCAACTGCCACGCAATGGCACACCACGGCGTGGGCACGCCACGCACGGTGGCGGAGCTGCGCAGGGCGATCGCCGCTGCAGGTCACTTGTCCGGCCAAGTAGTGGACGACACGGCATTGGCCGCTCAGGACGCCGCCCACCGGATCCTCGAGCAGCGGTAACCGTCCCGCCCCCACCTTGCACTAGCCAGTCGCGGTTCTTCCCCGTATTTTGGTTAACCACACTGTGTGGCGGGCATCGCACGCTGTGAGTCAGATGATCCATTTGCCGGACCAAACGTCCAGGGCGCGACGGCGCGTCTTGGACCCGGCGAGACCTACCGGGCGTCACCAGCCGCCCGCTGTTCAGGAGGATACGCATGACCGGAATGTTTGAAGTCTTCATCGACGAGGACACGAGCTTCAGATTCAGACTCAAAGCACCGGACGGAACCGTGGTGGCAGTCTCCAGGTCCTTTCCCGACAAACTCGCCGCAGTGTGCGGCATCAGTGATGTGCGTGAGTGTGCCGGAATGGGCCTGATCACCGATCTATGCCCGGAAGTACCCGTCCGCGGACCTTCACCAACGCCGCCGGTCCCCGTTGCAAAGCAAGCCAGCCCATCCGCGATTCCACATCTTCCCGTCCCGCCGCGGCGCCACAATCCACTGCCGGCAAGAGATCGAACCGCCCAGCCCTGGCACACCGCGGAACGGGTGGAGGCGGCTTGCGTGGGATTGGTTGAGGCGTAGACCCACCTTGGAAGCAGACTTGGTGCGGGCGAACTTCCCTCGGCCCAGGCTACCGTTGACCCTGCGGAGCAGGAGGGACGCGCAGGCTGCCGTACCGCTCCATTCGATGCCACCGCAAATGCACGCCTGCCAGGGCAGTAACCACCGACTGGATGACGACGAGATACATGAGCTGCCGATACACGAACTGCTGAAGCGGAAGCGTCCACAGCGGGCGAAGCCGTTCATTGTCGAGCCGGAACGCGTAGGCGGCCATGAGGAATTGAACGAGAAGGAAGACCAGCCAGAGTTCCGCGATCCTGACCGGATCAAGGAATATCAGGCCGTAGACAGCAAAGATATCGACGATAGGGGCGAACAAGGGAAGGAACACTTGGAGGACCAGCAGGTAACCGAGCCCTCGCCGGCCGAGCTTGCCGGCCTGGCCACCCTGCACTACCGCGCCGCGGTGCTTCCACATTGCCTGGAGCGTGCCGTAGCACCAACGGTATCGCTGCTTCCAGAGCGCGCCCAGGCTCGCGGGTGCCTCGGTCCAGGCCCTCGCGTCCTCCTGGTATACGACGCGCCAACCGTCGCGGCACAGGGACATGGTCAGGTCCGTGTCCTCGGCGAGAGTGTCGTCGCTGACTCCGCCAACCCGGTGGAGGGCTTCGCGCCGGAAGGCACCGATAGCCCCGGGAACGGTCGGCATGCACTCCGCAACGTCGAACAATCGGCGGTCCAGATTAAAGCCGACGACGTACTCGATGTGCTGCCAGGCGCCGAGGATCCCTCCGCGGTTGGCTACCTTGGTGTTCCCCGAAATCGCGCCCACCCGTGGATCGGCAAAAGGCTGAATGAGGGCATGGACCGTGTCCGGTTCGAAGACTGTGTCGCCGTCCACCATCACCACAAGGTCGTGGCTGGCGGCAGCGATTCCGGCATTCAGGGCCGACGGCTTACCGCCGTTCTCCTTCCGGATCACAGTGACGCCCGGCAGCCCAAGCGCTTCCACGATGTCGGCGGTACTGTCGGTCGATCCGTCGTCGACAACGATGATCTCAACCGGATGGGTCGAGGCAACGATGGATCGGACTGCGGCTTCGATGCCTGCCGATTCGTTGTAGGCGGGCACAATCACGCTGACAGGCTCGGTGACCTCGGGCCGCACCGGCACGTCCACCCGCCGGCGGCCGCCGGTGGCCGCCCGGAGGCGACGCGAAACTCGCCTATGGCGCGCCGCGAAGGCGACGACGAGTACGGCACGGATGACCGTGACAATTCCCGCCGCAACGAGAGCCCACGAAATGGCGGTGATGACAAAATCGCTGAGCCGTATGCCCCACACGAACGCCGTTCCGCTGAGTTGCTCCCCCGCTGATGCGTCCCGCATGCTTGTGATCCCGACGGTGTCGCCCACCGTCGTGACCCGGAAGCCTTGGTCCGCGAACGTCGTCAGGGCGGAGTCGAGCGCCGCGACCGTCTGGTCCCGGTCTCCACCGCCGTCGTGCATCAAGAGGATCTGGCCCTGCGGGCCGGACGGGGCCAGGTTCCGCTCGATCGCGGCGATGCCGGGCCGCCGCCAATCCTCGCTGTCCTTGGTGGTGAGCACGGTGAGGTAGCCCTGATCCGCCGCGGCGCGCATCGCTCTCCAGGTGCCGTCCCTGACGGCGTCGCTCTCAGAGCTGTACGGCGGCCGCAGGAGCGTAGCGGCGTGGCCGGTGATGCCGGCGATCGTTTGCTGGCCTCCCTGGACCTCGAGCTGCTGGCGCCAAGCCGGAGCGCTTCCGAGGTCGGCGTGGGTCAGCGTGTGAACGCCGATCTCGTGGCCTTCGGCCGTAATTCGGCGCAGGAGGTCGGGGTTGTCGATCGCTGCCGAGCCGACCACGAAGAACGTCCCATGGACGTGATGTTTCCGCAAGACGTCAAGGATCTGCGGAGTCCACACGGGGTCCGGTCCGTCGTCGAACGTCAGGGCGACAGTGCGATCCGGCGGACTTACGGTGCGGACAGTCCCGCCACGGGAATCGATGACCGGACCGCCCTGGGAGACGGACTTCGGGACGGAACTTGCGGGCCCGTCCGCTGGCACGGAGTCATCGCCGATCCCGCCGAGGTGGTGCATATATCCCTGCACCACAAGCGCAACACCAAGCGCCAGCAGGACGGCCACAAGGATGAACCAGTGTGCCTTGACACCAACCGGAGCAGTCCGCTTGCTGAGGCGACGCCCAGTCACGGGTGCGCGGGCGTGGACGGGCGCGTTGCCTGGCCGGGAGCGTTCCCACTCTTGCCCGGACTGGTTGGCGGCGCAGGAGTCGCGGCAGGAGCGAAGGGGGCAGCGTGCAGCGCGGCCGCACCGTTGATCGGTTGTGCCACAGGAATGGGCGACGGCGGAGTCCCCGGAGCCTGGAAAGCCACCGGCGCTACTGGCGCAAGCCGCTGATCTTCGTTTGCTGGGGGCCCTGCGGCATTGGAAACCGGTGCCGCAGGAGATGACGGAAGATCACGGGCAACCGGGGCCGCCGGAGCGGCAGGAACCGACGGCAGGGGCAGGTACGGCGCCGCAATGTTTGGCCCGCCGACTAAAGCGACCAACAGGAGAATGACATACCCTGCCGCGAGTCCGAGTGCCCCGAGGCCGATCAGCTTAACCCGACGCAGACGCCGACCCGAGGCGTCTACAAAGACGGGCCCACGCTGCGATGCGGACTCGGGCTGATCGGAGGTTTCATTAAGTGCTGCCATCAAGCATCAATCCTAGAGGACTCGCCACCGAGCCGGAAAAGCATCACGAGCGAATGTCCCGCTACCGCTTCGCCAGGGTCCGCAGGAGTTTCAGGGCCACGGAGATCGAGGCGAGGTCCACCTGGCCGGGCTTGGTGACCTCCGCGAAGGTGTCCTTGATCCGTCCAAGTTGCTCTTGACGTCCGCGCTCCCACTCCACGATGCGTTCCACGGCCGAGGCTCCGGAGGCTTCGCTCCTTTGGGTGGTCCGCATGACGGAAATTGTTATGTTGACGACGGCGGAGTAAGCGTCGTCGCGCAGGGCAGCACGGGCCAGCGCTTCCCACCGGCT
Proteins encoded:
- a CDS encoding ATP-dependent Clp protease ATP-binding subunit, with the translated sequence MFERFTDRARRVVVLAQEEARMLNHNYIGTEHILLGLIQEGEGVAAKALESMSISLEGVREQVQEIIGQGRQAPSGHIPFTPRAKKVLELALREALQLGHNYIGTEHILLGLIREGEGVAAQVLVKLGADLNRVRQQVIQLLSGYQGKEPSGASPGAGPAQAEVLPAGSVVLDQFGRNLTQAARENKLDPVIGRELEMERVMQVLSRRTKNNPVLIGEPGVGKTAVVEGLAQAIVRGDVPGTLKDKQLYTLDLGSVVAGSRYRGDFEERLKKVLKEIRTRGDILLFIDEIHTLVGAGAAEGAIDAASILKPLLARGELQTIGATTLDEYRKHIEKDAALERRFQPIQVQEPSVSLTVEILKGLRDRYEAHHRVTITDGALVAAANLSERYVSDRFLPDKAIDLIDEAGARLRIRRMTPPPELKAMDARIAEVKMEKESAIDAQDFEGAASLRAKEQNLLAERRDKERRWKSGGMDGMAEVNEELIAEVLANSTGIPVFKLTEEESSRLLKMEEELHKRVIGQNEAISSVSRAIRRTRAGLKDPKRPGGSFIFAGPTGVGKTELAKALAEFLFADEEALITLDMSEYSEKHSVSRLFGAPPGYVGYDEGGQLTEKVRRRPFSVVLFDEVEKAHSDLFNSLLQILEDGRLTDSHGRVVDFKNTVIIMTTNLGTRDISKSVATGFQSGTDTTTGYNRMRARVTEELKQQFRPEFLNRVDDVIVFPQLSQEEIIEIVDLMIGRLEQHLADKNMGIELTAAAKVLLATRGYNPAMGARPLRRTIQREIEDQLSEKILFGELHPGDIVVVDVEGEGDDAKFTFAGNAKPRIPDALPAVS
- a CDS encoding SDR family oxidoreductase, yielding MTDSGPVLAVGGTGMLGGQVVSELLARGKQVRALVRPGSDATRLEALGATIARGDMMEPESLLRAMDGVDAVVTSAAGYTRHREGDSPVIDTVGNINLVDAASRAGIRRFVLTSILTCDQTPDVPHFWHKKLTEDRLEELGVPFVALRPGAFLDQITRYGDPFSEGRITWFGSSSVPLTFVLTADLAGYLAAAVEASGVEGQRIDIGWDQPVSMQEIADLSAQLLGRQVQLVLNPINPMAKDLGAMMDWFQSGRYVADTSRQREVFGPPPTAKDAVARLITSLGHPV
- a CDS encoding bifunctional polysaccharide deacetylase/glycosyltransferase family 2 protein, with product MTGRRLSKRTAPVGVKAHWFILVAVLLALGVALVVQGYMHHLGGIGDDSVPADGPASSVPKSVSQGGPVIDSRGGTVRTVSPPDRTVALTFDDGPDPVWTPQILDVLRKHHVHGTFFVVGSAAIDNPDLLRRITAEGHEIGVHTLTHADLGSAPAWRQQLEVQGGQQTIAGITGHAATLLRPPYSSESDAVRDGTWRAMRAAADQGYLTVLTTKDSEDWRRPGIAAIERNLAPSGPQGQILLMHDGGGDRDQTVAALDSALTTFADQGFRVTTVGDTVGITSMRDASAGEQLSGTAFVWGIRLSDFVITAISWALVAAGIVTVIRAVLVVAFAARHRRVSRRLRAATGGRRRVDVPVRPEVTEPVSVIVPAYNESAGIEAAVRSIVASTHPVEIIVVDDGSTDSTADIVEALGLPGVTVIRKENGGKPSALNAGIAAASHDLVVMVDGDTVFEPDTVHALIQPFADPRVGAISGNTKVANRGGILGAWQHIEYVVGFNLDRRLFDVAECMPTVPGAIGAFRREALHRVGGVSDDTLAEDTDLTMSLCRDGWRVVYQEDARAWTEAPASLGALWKQRYRWCYGTLQAMWKHRGAVVQGGQAGKLGRRGLGYLLVLQVFLPLFAPIVDIFAVYGLIFLDPVRIAELWLVFLLVQFLMAAYAFRLDNERLRPLWTLPLQQFVYRQLMYLVVIQSVVTALAGVHLRWHRMERYGSLRVPPAPQGQR
- a CDS encoding HNH endonuclease, whose product is MAAIILVWNPGLWNAWNYDAVIDHVADAGQFLDRWSVGRHRNIQPGTQAWLLLQGQGQHGRGLIGHGVVMSETYEAQESSDPGSAVRYVNVAFDALLPLGDQIPTSALASEAPGVVWNRVRGSGRAIPPGLERGLQRLWREHGPAASDPSLTVPGTYPEEAVSRVEVNRYERSREARRICLAFHGTSCAACGFSFEVTYGDIGKDFIQVHHVVPVSQLGSGYRLDPVSDLVPLCANCHAMAHHGVGTPRTVAELRRAIAAAGHLSGQVVDDTALAAQDAAHRILEQR
- a CDS encoding YegP family protein, with the protein product MFEVFIDEDTSFRFRLKAPDGTVVAVSRSFPDKLAAVCGISDVRECAGMGLITDLCPEVPVRGPSPTPPVPVAKQASPSAIPHLPVPPRRHNPLPARDRTAQPWHTAERVEAACVGLVEA
- a CDS encoding GatB/YqeY domain-containing protein, with the protein product MNTLKDRLHADVVVHMKDHNKTALTTVRNVLGEIETREKSGKTPIQLDDTQVTALLQKEAAKRRDTARIYTEAGEAGRAAAEITEAEVIEAYLPKMLTTTEVEAIVDETIAALKADGQELTIRQMGAVMKPVTAKVAGRFDGKLVSDIVRTRLA
- a CDS encoding ABC transporter permease subunit, coding for MSELVTSDPADVGPLLRLVGIDKNFGPVQALVDITLEVPIGKVTALAGDNGAGKSVLIKCVAGIHAPDDGQLFWESKPVRLNSPHEAAALGIETVYQDLALCDNLDIVQNLFLGRERLRHFLLDEESMEVTARETLASLAVTTVRSIRQPVASLSGGQRQSVSIAKSVLWNSKLVIMDEPTAALGVAQTEVVLHLIRQLADRGVAVIVISHNMNDVFEVADRIAVLRLGRLVEVRPVTEMDRQIVVDLMTTGFSDRARPELAPSAPLKRPLPAVKGPLPSTSAALQDEPTTAAAARKAALALNPDITATSLPEYFRAALARVRGGESGVLPVLAGLLLISVLFQSLNPNFLTPGNMVNLLIQGSVFMLLAMGQVFVLLLGEIDLSIGYVGGVGGVIMAELVQESTGWPWWAAIAVGLVSCAGIGVLHGTIITRLGLPSFVVTLGGQLGWLGVMLIILGSGGVVPINDTVINNIASGNLSPITSWILMLVVVGAFSTWTWLRDGRRRNTGLVAPPASVSALKIAAVLAAGVALVWLCNTDRGTLVEISGVPWVLLVVLGVLATWTLLLGRTRFGRYVYAIGGNAEAARRGGVNLARIRTLAFMLASFTAGIGGIVYASRLRSVSTSYDGGTLVLYAVAAAVIGGTSLFGGRGKVLHGVLGGLVIATIDNGMGLQGYSAPAKYVVTALVLVAAVTIDAVARRGRSRT